Genomic segment of Hydractinia symbiolongicarpus strain clone_291-10 chromosome 5, HSymV2.1, whole genome shotgun sequence:
GGCAACTCGAAGAAGACTTCATGTGAGTCTTGTCACAAAGCTTATTGAAAGATTTGGCTTTATCTTCAGATATTAAAAAACTGAATTCGAGATAAAGGCTGGCAATTATGATTCTTGACTGAATTATTGATCCTGTCAAGTAAAATTTCATCTTCGTCCGTAAAGGACAGAAAGGTGTCGATAAATCGTGGTCTgcgtgtttaaattttttttattaaattcctCCACTGACCGTCAAACATTCCAGTacgtaatttttcttacaatttttATCTAGATCGCTGTAACAATGTTTTGGATTCCTGGTGCtgcgaatttttttcttaaaaatattataagtgtCGACGACGAATTTGTTTCTCGTTGTATCGTACCGCTGAAAATACTAGCAATCATCCCCCTACCTGGTAACCTATAGCTGTTTTCAGGTATATCATAAATAATTACCGCTCAAATTTGAATATATATGTTATTTTACACAGTTATCTTTCGCACGTTATCAACTGGTTGGTTACTTCATGTGAAACGCACCTCTGCGTTGTATCCTAGTGTGATTGGTAAACTTGGTTTAACACTTATTATGTTGGTGTTGCTTCCGAGAGCGGGGTAATTacgtaattttattttattccgtACAATACATTATTCATCATTTTGTTTAATGTAAGAGACATTAAAAAAAGCTTCGCATCAAATGTCATGCTCGCTCTCATagttctttttaataaaaaacacggCCACCTTAAAACAACGCTGTTTACTAAGACCGCATTCCTCCCGTGTTTTTCAGGGAAGAACACTTAAGGACTTCAGtccaaaagtttaaattttttattgctcCATGGATTTTTATGTAAAACATTAAAATCGAAAACTGTACCTTATTTTTCATCAGTTTTGTCATCAGTACAGTGTGTTAGTTACAAATTGTTGGTCATTTTCTTTACTTCAGTCTACATGGTGCTGTGATGGGGTCTACTGCACTGGTCACTGCAGCTATGTTGGAAGCAGGGCTGGTTGTTCTAGCTGCAGGCTATGTGAAAATAAAAAGGGTAAGCTATAGAAAATGCTCTCTTTAACTCAAATCCACTCTTTGACGCCTCTACAATAAACGTCCCTTGTATAATAAACACCCTTACACACGACCCGTTGTTATAAACGCGCCCTTAGTATGAAATCAGAAGGGGCGCTACTTGAAAATAGAAATGATATTCCTtcatttttgactttatttccAAAGTAAACGCCAACTAACTAACCTTAACATATGTTGTTTCTTTCTAGcggagaaaagaaaaacagtgcAAATCAACAGAGTTGACCGAGTAAGCAAtaagttttaaaacaatttcGTTTTTTAATACCCCCGAACAGTAattaaatttcttaatttttatcttaGAGATGAACTTAAAGATGAAAACACGCCCATTATCCAGTACACAAGCGCCTTGTAAAACAAAACGCTTCGACAAGGTCCACGTGATGCTGAAATtgtgacgtattttatgtgcACAGCCAGAAAACGCTTCTTCTTTGTTTTCTGCGAGAAGTAAAGAGATTTCTggaaatctttattttttttttttaaactggttATGGAGTAAACAAACCGTAAAAATGAAATAACTGTGCCTTGGAATGGTCAAGATTCAAGACAGTTTGGCCacagatttaaaattttacaattttaggagattttaagAGGTTCTGGGGTCAAAATTTAGGAGAAAACACCAAAAACACCATAACTAAGGAGATTTTGAGAAAAGTAAACAGGAACTTTCATTCGAACTGCCCTCACAAACACACTAgttaagcttttttaaaaaaagaggcaATAAAAACTAACTAATtgaaaaaagtacattttaGGAAATATTAAGAGGAATCAATATTTAAGGTTAAAAATTTAAGAGATTTTATAGGTGGTCCACATTTTTTAGGCTGTTTAGAAGGTTGGCACCCTCCGAAGCTTTTATTTACTAttacaaatgttttaaactAGCTGTACATGGATATACATTATGATTTTTTGGCTGCACGTATTGAAaatggtataatttttttcctgaaCAATAAAACATTAAGTCgcttcagcgatattttttgggTCCTCCGATAGAtcgttttatttctttaaatgcTAAACACATCAAGGTTTGATGTACCATTCAGAATTTTTCACACCAGTTTTAATTTTGTGCATCTTTTCGAGGTGCAATAGGTGGAAGACACGTTAGCCTTAATATGACAATTATTTAGGCAGCAGCTAGAACAATTTAGCAATATAAATTCTTTGtggaaactttaaaaaactgGTTACAAGTATTATTGTAGTTAGCTTTTTATTATAgtgaatgaaaataaaataaaggaaaaatatttacatgtcTTTATTAGCTACCAATGAATATAAAGCTATAATAATATTTACACCAAGTAAGCAGctaccaaaaaataatattactgGTTCTAACAGCGATCTTGTGGTAGGTTTATCAGGAAACAACATTAGCAACAGTACGGACAATGTTTGATGACCATCCAGAAAAAAACATGGCACCATGTTTAAAATAGCTAAAGCGGACGAGATGGAAAGCAAGTACAtagataaaatttttaaatgatcggGCATGCTAATaagagaaaatatatattttggtaTGTAGTTTGACATTTTCACGGAAGAGATCAATTCAAATGGGTCACCAACAAACAAGATGTCTTGACCCTTTCCATGTGTTACTCTCACAACGCGAGTTGTGTTTCTTGTTAATGGCTTCAAACATAACATATTCTTTTCATACGCTTTGGTGCAGTCTCGATTTCCCAGACACTTTTGTTTAAGCGACATTGTTGTTCTCGCAGGTAAACAAGCATGTTCAGTAAATTTGGTGATGTAATTACCCGAAGTTCGAATTAAAGAATTTACGTTTTGTAATTTAAATTGTCGTTTTTTTGATATACTCAACAACTTGGAGCGATcatagtaaaaacaaaatcGATATGAGCTAGTGTGGTTACAACAATCAGGTTCGTTGAAATTTGTAATAAGTGAAGGTAATGAAGTGTTGTGCAATTTGACGTGAAATTCGGAGTTGCAGTATCCGTCCACTGGATTCATTCGAATGGATTGACAACAAGTATACCAATCGTTCAAGTTTTGAATTTTGCAATGGTTTATCGACGTCACGACGTCTCCGACTGGAAGGTTTGCAACGATGGATGAATcctaaacaaaaatattgataaattatGAGAGACAGCTTTTATGTACATATATCACTCGAGATTTATAATTCTGATCGTGTTGCGGGATACTTTCCTCAGTGACATAAATTTAGGGCCTATTAATAAATTTGGCCAAATTTAAAAAGGTCAAATTTTCTGTTTCCTAGCTTCCACACTGaacttcatttttggtgagCTGTCCGAATTTTTTGCTAATTCCAAAATCAAATTGATGAATGGTCCAAATTATATAAtggtcaacaaaaattggcttCAAGTTTAGACCGATAAGGTGTGTCAGGTGTTCTCTATGTACACAAAAGGAGGATTATAGTTTACCTGTGATATCCACGTGACTACAACGCCTTCGTTGAGGGTGTAAAACGGGCGTAACATATACGGAAGGCTGGATGAAAACAACAAAGCAGCAATGGCTAACACGAAGTTGTGCCATACCCCAGCAGTGAAAATACGCAACTTTCGTACAGGAGTAGCAATCTCAAGCTGGTCAGTGTTCAACTCTACAAACGCTCCTGGGTAGACGAAGAGAACAAACAAACCAAAGCTGAGAACTCGCACATTTTCCCTAAATAAAAACATACTGATATGGTACTAATTGTTGTGGGTAGTTAGTCCAGTTTTTGCGGATTATAGCCAGATGCACTAAGTAATCGCGAATTATTCTTAAGGATGTTCCGAAAAAACCAATGAttcgtttaatttttaaattaaaaaaaataattagttaaaGTACCTATTTTTACTTAAAAACGAAATAATGAATAACAAGCGCTGAACTCCATGATCGCCTACCTCACAGCAGCGATAGCATGTCCAATCTCATGAAATGCACCAGCCACTATTAACGTGATGACGTAATAAAGGGCTTGGTTCCAGGGTAAATTCATCCCTGGCATCTAAAAACAAGAGATGTGCGAATCAAACACAGTGGGAGTAGCTACCATGATAAGAAGAAAACAGCTACTGAAACGCACCACTGGCTGTAACACTTGCTCTGGTTTTGATTCATTAAGTGACCTAAACAACATCCAACTCAGCAGTATGACGGAAATCACCATGGAAACGCTTCCAAAAATGGCACCGATATTAAACCAGATGAGTAAAAAGTCAGGATTAAGTCGACCAATTTGAACGAACATTCTGTTAAACATTTCTGTTTGCCACCTGATGTGCACTGTGGAAACAGCGAGTCCATTCTCTCTTAAATATTCACCGTAACGTAAGCCATATTTTCTTGATCtctgataaacaaaaaaaaacatagcgCTTAACAATGTGAGCATCACGAAATTAGTAAAGTTGGTGCTGTACCAGTATTTATAGTTTCTGGTGTTAAGGATAGAGTAATCACAGAAAGGCgtacagaaaacaaaaaagaattatgCTTTGTATTTCATATCGCACTGGtcctaaaaatgataaaatatgtCCTTAAACTATTTTTAACCTCAAATTTACTTCTGTTAAAATAAATTAGAACATGATTCTGTATTCCTGTTTGCCTCAAGCGACTAACATATTCTTGATTTTGTAACACATTCTATACCTTTAATATAGTATCAACCAAGTAGGCAATTAACCAGAATACAATGATCACAATGAATCCAGATGAGAGAATCTCCATTTTATCAATCCAATGGTTCTAAAAGTGTAATTACACCTTAAATACGTTTGATaacgcattttttttatttttaaaataagcttTATAAGACAACCAGGGTGggattttaggttaaaaacaatcAGGAATTAAATTTTGAGGTGATcaatttttgcgggaattaaattttgcaggaattaattataattttctTACCACTTTCTTGTTTTCGATTTGTTTGATGTGTCGTCATGGTTTTCTTTAATTTCCACAACAAGGAATgctaaaacaaatcaaaaccatatatcaaaaaattaatCTTCTTCATCTATATGTTGATTTTTAtgtttgcttttaaaaataagacATGGGACCGTAAACTGAAAAAACAGTTTGGGTGGCAATAATCTACTGGACATTACAGCGCTTACTTAGAAACCATAATGTTAATTTCATTTTAATGCATATGTCGTTTATTTAAGTAGATTATGGAAAGATGTGTCATACCTTCGTGAGGATAACCATTGGACTTATattctttacatttttacttTCTAAACAAACAGACATTGAGTTTTAGTATAATAGTTTAACAATGGAACAACAAGTCACAAGGTTGTCATTGTTATAAAGTCGAAATTGTAGAAATTGAGATTTTGATGCCTTCTTTAAAGATTTGAAAAGATTGAAGGAATTAGCAAACTTCTGGAAAATACAATGACTAGAAAATACTTTGGGGATCACAAACACCAAGCAAGCATAcgttaaaaatagttttaaatacTCAAAGTTAAGAGGAGATTCCCAGAGAATTAAATTTTCAGAAGATGTGTTAGCTCCCTCTTAAGAATTCTTTTGTGTGGTTTTCTACAATCAGAATACTAAAAGACTTATCTCAAAATAAAGATAGTGTGAATCCAGTTTAAACAATTAGCGTGACATAACTATACAACTGACAATAATTGCAAATAACAAAGTACAATGTGAAGTGATTATTCTATTAATATAAATCTAAACATTTTAGTATACATATTCTACAAAATgtggtttcaattttttaaaatataatagcTTGTACAAAACGATTATTGTTTTTGTCAAAACAGCAATCAGGAAAGAAGTGTTTGGGAAAAGTGTGAACTTcgtttttttgttcaaaattattttacaaatatgaTTTTTATACTCTCGCTATAAcgaacttaaaaaataaagtgTACATCAGGACATCAAATGTTTCTCATATAATTTACTAAGAATTTAAAATACAGATCACATGACCAGCATATCATACAGTTAAAATATACAGCCAAACTTGCCATGGTAAAAAtttctttccaaaaaaaatcaCTTGTCTAAAAACGTTGATGCTTTTGTGACGTCAATAAGCACAAACAAAAACGATGTTTCTTTTTCGAAACGTTTTTCCACCCTCAAATTTGACTGTACAGACTGCGAAAatactgtatattttatttgaaataattAGAGAACTCCTACACAGAAAACTTACTCTACTCATTGCAAAGCTATAATAGTtcttaaatacaaaaatactttTAAGAAAGACGGATTAGGTATACATCTACCGTCATCATTTCACATGTTACGATTCTTTTCCTGTCAGA
This window contains:
- the LOC130645647 gene encoding membrane-bound transcription factor site-2 protease-like, yielding MEILSSGFIVIIVFWLIAYLVDTILKRSRKYGLRYGEYLRENGLAVSTVHIRWQTEMFNRMFVQIGRLNPDFLLIWFNIGAIFGSVSMVISVILLSWMLFRSLNESKPEQVLQPVMPGMNLPWNQALYYVITLIVAGAFHEIGHAIAAVRENVRVLSFGLFVLFVYPGAFVELNTDQLEIATPVRKLRIFTAGVWHNFVLAIAALLFSSSLPYMLRPFYTLNEGVVVTWISQDSSIVANLPVGDVVTSINHCKIQNLNDWYTCCQSIRMNPVDGYCNSEFHVKLHNTSLPSLITNFNEPDCCNHTSSYRFCFYYDRSKLLSISKKRQFKLQNVNSLIRTSGNYITKFTEHACLPARTTMSLKQKCLGNRDCTKAYEKNMLCLKPLTRNTTRVVRVTHGKGQDILFVGDPFELISSVKMSNYIPKYIFSLISMPDHLKILSMYLLSISSALAILNMVPCFFLDGHQTLSVLLLMLFPDKPTTRSLLEPVILFFGSCLLGVNIIIALYSLVANKDM